One window from the genome of Spirosoma rhododendri encodes:
- a CDS encoding OmpA family protein, producing the protein MPSSRALRLLTIISFGILTPTAGVYAQAATDAPVQWAGSVVGVSSEKRGEQYGEQYKASQALGFPSKLPQLGESPTAWAPQQAENPAEDWIQVGFPKPALARQVIVAENVNPGAIVRVVVTDETGTDHTVYTNPKPQPRPDPLLLVALPGNGLTVARVKVSINSGAIRGVNQIDAIGLSASANPPTIGIRLAKDTPKDIVKENLGKGVNSAGQEVAPVISPDGRTLYFTRNYNKANIGSPDRQDVWYSTLSSGSNGTPAGWSDAVNIGPPINNASDNAISGISADGKTAYLLNIYQPNGSTTYGISKSIRTKAGWSFPAGLTIKNNYNLPERETDNSVETELAVAPDERTLILSVRRRDTRGDRDLYATHLLPDKTWSEPVHMGNTINTADTESAPFLASDNKTLYFTSRGHPGYGNGDIYVSRRLDESWTNWSEPENLGPGINTPEWDGYFTIPAAGDFAYLSSRSNSMGEDDIFRLKLFPTIKPNPVAIVSGQVLDAQTKKPVAAQVVSDMFGERKEITKVDYDPETGEYRLILPTQNRYTLKAIKEGYFAPTDILDLSKDKRFRDIKRNLYLLKIEPGQVITMREILFEQGHFDLMVGADAELDRVVDMLNKYSTMEILVEGHSDNQGEWEPNMKLSADRVQTVKDYLIAKGVPDTRIQTKAWGPSRPVASNETEEKRKLNRRVEFTILKM; encoded by the coding sequence ATGCCTAGTAGCCGCGCTCTACGCCTTCTCACCATTATTTCGTTCGGTATCCTTACCCCGACTGCCGGTGTGTACGCGCAGGCGGCAACCGACGCGCCGGTACAGTGGGCGGGCAGCGTAGTGGGCGTTTCATCGGAGAAGCGGGGTGAGCAATACGGCGAGCAGTACAAAGCGTCGCAGGCGTTGGGGTTCCCCAGCAAACTCCCGCAGTTGGGCGAAAGCCCGACGGCATGGGCACCGCAGCAGGCCGAAAACCCCGCTGAAGACTGGATTCAGGTTGGTTTTCCCAAGCCTGCCCTCGCCCGGCAGGTCATCGTCGCCGAAAACGTCAATCCCGGTGCCATTGTACGCGTCGTCGTTACCGACGAAACCGGCACCGACCACACGGTGTATACCAACCCCAAGCCGCAACCCCGCCCCGACCCGCTCCTGCTTGTGGCGCTACCCGGCAACGGACTGACGGTTGCCAGGGTGAAAGTAAGCATCAACAGCGGAGCCATTCGGGGTGTCAATCAGATCGACGCTATCGGGCTGTCGGCTTCGGCCAATCCCCCAACAATTGGCATTCGGCTGGCGAAAGACACGCCCAAAGACATTGTCAAGGAGAATCTGGGCAAGGGGGTCAACTCGGCGGGTCAGGAAGTAGCCCCGGTGATTTCGCCCGACGGTCGGACCTTATACTTTACCCGCAACTACAACAAAGCCAACATCGGCTCGCCCGACCGGCAGGATGTCTGGTACTCGACCCTGTCGTCGGGCAGCAACGGTACACCGGCTGGCTGGAGCGATGCCGTTAATATTGGCCCACCTATCAACAACGCCAGCGACAACGCGATCAGTGGTATTTCGGCCGACGGCAAGACCGCCTATCTCCTGAATATCTACCAGCCCAACGGCAGCACCACCTACGGCATTTCCAAATCGATTCGTACGAAAGCGGGCTGGTCGTTTCCGGCCGGGTTGACGATTAAAAACAACTACAACCTGCCCGAACGCGAAACCGACAACTCCGTCGAAACCGAACTCGCCGTTGCTCCCGACGAACGAACACTGATTCTGTCGGTGCGTCGACGCGATACCCGTGGCGACCGCGACCTGTACGCCACCCACCTGCTGCCCGACAAGACCTGGAGCGAGCCGGTTCATATGGGCAACACGATCAATACCGCCGATACCGAAAGCGCCCCCTTTCTGGCGTCGGACAATAAAACACTCTATTTCACCTCGCGGGGGCATCCGGGCTACGGCAACGGCGATATCTACGTGTCGCGTCGGCTCGACGAGTCGTGGACCAACTGGAGCGAACCCGAAAATCTGGGACCGGGCATCAACACGCCCGAATGGGACGGTTATTTCACCATCCCGGCCGCCGGGGATTTCGCGTACCTGAGTTCCCGCTCGAACTCGATGGGGGAAGACGACATTTTCCGGCTCAAACTCTTCCCGACGATCAAGCCTAATCCTGTGGCCATCGTGTCGGGGCAGGTGCTCGACGCCCAGACGAAAAAGCCCGTAGCCGCGCAGGTCGTTTCGGATATGTTTGGCGAACGGAAAGAGATCACTAAAGTCGATTATGACCCCGAAACGGGTGAGTACCGGCTGATTTTACCGACTCAGAACCGGTACACGCTCAAGGCTATCAAGGAAGGTTATTTTGCCCCGACAGATATTCTCGACCTGAGCAAAGACAAGCGCTTCCGCGACATCAAGCGTAACCTGTATCTGCTCAAAATCGAGCCGGGGCAGGTGATTACGATGCGCGAGATTCTGTTCGAGCAGGGCCACTTCGATTTGATGGTGGGTGCCGACGCCGAACTCGACCGGGTCGTGGATATGCTGAATAAGTATTCGACAATGGAAATTCTTGTCGAGGGCCACTCCGACAATCAGGGCGAGTGGGAACCCAACATGAAACTCTCCGCCGACCGCGTACAGACCGTCAAAGACTACCTGATTGCCAAAGGCGTACCCGATACGCGCATTCAAACCAAGGCCTGGGGCCCCAGCCGACCCGTCGCCAGCAACGAGACCGAAGAGAAGCGGAAACTGAACCGGCGGGTAGAATTCACCATCCTGAAAATGTAG
- a CDS encoding alpha-glucosidase C-terminal domain-containing protein, producing MYAFHRQRDNDWVTVVVNLSDKPQTFRLMGEGYEGMYTDVFSHQSLELRPYSSMTLQPWGYRVFTN from the coding sequence GTGTATGCGTTTCACCGGCAGCGCGACAACGACTGGGTCACAGTGGTCGTCAACCTGAGCGACAAGCCCCAGACGTTTCGGCTCATGGGCGAAGGCTACGAAGGCATGTACACCGATGTATTCAGCCACCAATCGCTCGAACTGCGCCCATATAGTTCGATGACACTGCAACCCTGGGGGTATCGGGTCTTCACCAACTAA
- a CDS encoding glycosyltransferase family 39 protein: MIALSSRFTYLLLGLLLVLALGLRLYRVGTYGIYFDEKATLLVSQGIVMEGFNQRDVFDKPYFTPAEFWKPKTFNDFMEADTRSDIGNSPAYYAVVWAWLKVFGMSDTSLRMPSVIFSTLLIGLLFFFVRRHFRFLGEARVNALALLSAFIATIEPFFVAYSHIARNYPMTFFLTLLATHLFLLIMERVRQPSLASASAGPVGLYVAYGLVFVTSVFSHYLTVTVFLCHGLYALLFLRNGRAWLSLGLTAGLGLGIVSLWFLFGGGQYTFFTLNYQAQFYRNIALTNPTGSPFGLILPATFANISVRGIPIFADLFMPTNGIGQAMTGIRNSALALTLGLGATAVLHRYWSARVVPVWAYAVIPVLLLAGLPIYSVVPERLLVLSGAVPFVYLIGRYVYDRFDRAQRPLITLLLLLAFVPTLFLLFMAWRSGHTFGITQRYSGFSFPYVCILVAMGVQQLASARWWLAAPIAAVLVLQLVHIGKLLGSIYADEAPKYTYFDRPRIANPYWQAAQQLISTYQPGDTILYPNKKRVIYSQAIDKTYTPLSLLDAQLMNVYLPPSATYIQRIDPAEPDRIVLVNGRTGARITIFDFKGSTYRYGD, encoded by the coding sequence ATGATTGCCTTATCATCCCGCTTTACTTACCTGTTACTTGGTTTGCTTCTGGTGTTGGCGCTCGGTTTACGATTGTACCGGGTTGGCACGTACGGCATCTACTTTGACGAAAAAGCAACGCTGCTCGTCAGCCAGGGTATTGTCATGGAAGGCTTCAATCAGCGCGACGTGTTCGACAAGCCGTACTTCACCCCCGCTGAGTTCTGGAAGCCCAAGACATTCAATGATTTCATGGAAGCCGATACGCGCAGCGACATCGGCAACAGCCCCGCCTATTACGCCGTTGTCTGGGCCTGGCTGAAGGTGTTCGGCATGAGCGACACCTCCCTCCGGATGCCGTCGGTTATCTTCAGCACGCTGCTGATCGGGCTGCTGTTTTTTTTCGTCAGGCGACACTTCCGGTTTCTGGGTGAAGCGCGGGTGAATGCGCTGGCCCTGCTCAGTGCCTTTATCGCGACGATCGAACCGTTTTTCGTGGCTTACAGTCACATCGCCCGGAACTACCCGATGACGTTTTTCCTGACGCTGCTGGCTACGCACCTGTTTCTGCTCATCATGGAACGCGTCCGCCAGCCGTCACTGGCGTCGGCATCGGCGGGGCCGGTGGGTCTGTACGTCGCCTACGGACTCGTTTTTGTCACGTCGGTATTCTCGCACTACCTGACCGTGACCGTGTTTCTGTGCCACGGGCTGTACGCGCTGCTGTTTCTGCGCAATGGGCGGGCGTGGCTATCGCTGGGCCTGACGGCCGGGCTGGGGCTGGGCATCGTGTCGCTCTGGTTTTTGTTCGGCGGTGGGCAGTACACGTTTTTCACGCTGAATTACCAGGCGCAGTTCTACCGAAACATTGCCCTGACCAACCCGACGGGTAGCCCGTTTGGCCTGATCCTGCCCGCTACGTTTGCCAATATTTCGGTGAGGGGCATCCCTATTTTTGCTGACCTGTTCATGCCCACCAATGGCATCGGGCAGGCCATGACGGGTATTCGTAATTCGGCCCTCGCCCTGACCCTGGGGCTGGGTGCTACGGCGGTGCTGCATCGGTACTGGTCGGCGCGGGTCGTGCCGGTCTGGGCTTATGCGGTCATACCGGTGCTGCTGCTGGCGGGTCTGCCGATCTACAGCGTTGTACCGGAGCGGCTGCTGGTACTGTCGGGAGCCGTACCCTTCGTTTACCTGATTGGCCGGTACGTGTACGACCGCTTCGACCGGGCGCAGCGACCCCTGATTACGCTGCTGCTGCTGCTTGCCTTCGTGCCTACCCTGTTTCTGCTGTTTATGGCCTGGCGCTCGGGCCACACCTTCGGCATCACGCAGCGGTACTCCGGTTTTTCGTTTCCGTACGTTTGCATCCTGGTGGCGATGGGCGTGCAGCAACTGGCGTCGGCCCGGTGGTGGCTGGCTGCTCCAATTGCCGCCGTGCTGGTGCTTCAGCTGGTGCATATCGGAAAATTGCTGGGCTCGATCTACGCCGACGAAGCACCCAAGTACACCTACTTCGACCGACCCCGCATCGCCAACCCGTATTGGCAGGCGGCTCAGCAACTTATCAGCACCTACCAGCCGGGCGACACGATCCTGTATCCGAACAAAAAACGGGTCATCTATTCGCAGGCCATCGACAAAACCTACACCCCCCTGTCGCTGCTCGACGCGCAGCTGATGAACGTTTACTTACCGCCATCGGCGACTTATATTCAGCGCATTGACCCAGCCGAACCTGACCGGATCGTACTGGTCAACGGACGGACCGGAGCGAGAATTACTATATTTGATTTCAAAGGGTCTACATATCGCTATGGCGACTGA